One part of the Candidatus Krumholzibacteriia bacterium genome encodes these proteins:
- a CDS encoding OmpH family outer membrane protein codes for MRGNQSVPNPGRVIRRSLAAVLLAVLVAAPGVGRAQEGTKIGVIDSQRIFSEYQEARDADAVFQEEMRAWQQEIGELERELMDLQEQIRTQAPLRSKESLDALQSEYEQKLATYEQRKQEILDPEQGQAVTRNAELSAPINEQITTVVERLGAEGDFDIIIDRATINVVYMSEGIDLTERVLEELEQGSEDE; via the coding sequence ATGCGTGGAAACCAGTCCGTCCCGAACCCCGGTCGCGTGATTCGGCGGTCCCTGGCCGCGGTCCTCCTGGCCGTCCTCGTGGCGGCACCGGGCGTGGGGCGTGCCCAGGAGGGGACCAAGATCGGCGTCATCGACAGCCAGCGGATCTTCTCGGAGTACCAGGAGGCGCGCGACGCCGATGCCGTGTTCCAGGAGGAAATGCGGGCCTGGCAGCAGGAGATCGGAGAGCTGGAGCGCGAGCTCATGGACCTGCAGGAGCAGATCCGGACGCAGGCCCCGTTGCGCTCGAAGGAGAGCCTCGATGCCCTGCAGAGCGAATACGAGCAGAAGCTGGCGACCTACGAGCAGCGCAAGCAGGAGATCCTGGACCCGGAGCAGGGGCAGGCCGTGACGCGCAATGCCGAACTGAGCGCCCCGATCAACGAGCAGATCACGACCGTGGTCGAGCGGTTGGGCGCGGAGGGCGATTTCGACATCATCATCGACCGCGCCACCATCAACGTGGTCTACATGAGCGAAGGCATCGACCTGACCGAACGGGTCCTCGAGGAGCTCGAGCAGGGGAGCGAGGACGAGTGA
- the nadB gene encoding L-aspartate oxidase — translation MKTEVLVIGSGIAGLRAALALARAVDVLLVTKKRISESNTNYAQGGIASVLDRTDSFGDHLADTLEAGAGICRDDVVRAVVQRGPAMIDDLVAHGIDFSRERDGSYRLGREGGHSHRRIVHAGDFTGREIESGLVARVRSHPRIRLAEDHMAVDLLRAGGDRVVGARVLDRHDGRQFDVQARAVLLASGGCGKVYRYTSNPDIATGDGLAMAWRAGATLADLEFVQFHPTSLFHPRATNFLISEAVRGEGAVLRNLDGEAFMGRYHERADLAPRDVVARCIDQECKSRAETHVLLDTTIFDRDFVEERFPTISARCREVGLDMTREPLPVVPAAHYQCGGIVVDGAARSDLTGLYVIGEAACTGLHGANRLASNSLLEALVLAHAASEDLLGRWEEIGEPPRADPLEFGNGRDPMNPTALKHDWEVARKTMWDYVGIVREQERLTVARDRLATLARDAEHYAALHSMEPDLAELRNLTLLGELIIRSAGFRRESRGLHAMLEYPQRDDAFAGDTLQRIDCDEPWLLPLDPRGFGVREWAAATEAQE, via the coding sequence ATGAAGACCGAAGTTCTCGTCATCGGAAGCGGAATCGCGGGTCTGCGGGCCGCCCTGGCCCTCGCCCGTGCCGTCGACGTACTCCTGGTGACCAAGAAACGGATCTCCGAGAGCAACACCAACTACGCCCAGGGCGGGATCGCCTCGGTGCTCGATCGCACGGACTCCTTCGGGGATCATCTGGCCGACACCCTCGAGGCGGGCGCGGGAATCTGCCGTGACGACGTCGTCCGGGCCGTGGTGCAGCGGGGCCCGGCGATGATCGACGATCTGGTCGCCCACGGGATCGATTTCTCGCGCGAGCGCGACGGGTCGTATCGCCTGGGCCGCGAGGGTGGCCACTCCCACCGACGAATCGTCCATGCGGGCGACTTCACCGGCCGCGAGATCGAATCCGGCCTCGTGGCCCGCGTGCGGAGCCATCCGCGCATCCGACTCGCCGAGGACCACATGGCCGTGGACCTGCTCCGCGCGGGAGGGGACCGCGTGGTCGGGGCACGCGTGCTCGACCGGCACGACGGTCGCCAGTTCGACGTGCAGGCCCGTGCGGTCCTCCTCGCCAGCGGCGGCTGCGGGAAGGTGTACCGCTACACCTCGAATCCGGACATCGCGACCGGCGACGGTCTGGCCATGGCCTGGCGAGCGGGCGCGACACTCGCCGATCTGGAATTCGTGCAGTTCCACCCGACGTCGTTGTTCCATCCGCGCGCAACGAACTTCCTGATCAGCGAGGCGGTGCGCGGCGAGGGCGCGGTGTTGCGCAACCTCGACGGCGAAGCCTTCATGGGCCGCTACCACGAGCGCGCGGATCTCGCGCCACGGGACGTCGTGGCGCGCTGTATCGATCAGGAGTGCAAGAGCCGAGCGGAGACCCACGTGCTGCTCGACACGACGATCTTCGACCGGGACTTCGTCGAAGAACGCTTTCCCACGATCTCCGCCCGCTGCCGTGAGGTCGGGCTCGACATGACGCGGGAACCTCTGCCCGTGGTGCCGGCCGCGCACTACCAGTGTGGCGGGATCGTCGTCGACGGGGCGGCGCGGAGTGACCTCACGGGCCTGTACGTGATCGGAGAGGCCGCCTGCACCGGACTGCACGGAGCGAACCGCCTGGCGAGCAACAGTCTGCTCGAGGCCCTGGTGCTGGCGCACGCGGCCAGTGAAGACCTCCTGGGCCGTTGGGAGGAGATCGGCGAACCGCCGCGTGCCGACCCCTTGGAGTTCGGCAACGGACGCGATCCCATGAACCCCACCGCTCTGAAGCACGACTGGGAGGTCGCCCGGAAGACCATGTGGGACTACGTCGGCATCGTCCGTGAGCAAGAGCGCCTGACGGTGGCCCGGGACCGCCTCGCGACCCTGGCCCGCGACGCCGAGCACTACGCGGCGCTGCACTCCATGGAGCCCGATCTGGCCGAACTCCGGAATCTGACGCTGCTCGGCGAGTTGATCATCCGGTCGGCGGGATTCCGCCGCGAGAGCCGTGGCCTGCACGCGATGCTCGAGTATCCGCAGCGTGACGACGCCTTCGCCGGCGACACGCTCCAGCGGATCGATTGCGACGAGCCCTGGCTGCTTCCCCTGGACCCGCGGGGCTTCGGGGTCCGCGAGTGGGCGGCCGCGACGGAGGCGCAGGAGTGA
- the lpxA gene encoding acyl-ACP--UDP-N-acetylglucosamine O-acyltransferase: MPKNPMRGSQTALLGEIHPTALVHPEARLGRGVIVGPYSIIGPDVVVGDQTEIGSNVVLENRVVIGARNRIYHGAVIGTAPQDLKYEGADSMVVIGDDNTIREYVTVNLATEEDETTSIGSGCLLMAYAHVAHNSQLGDHVIMANSVNLAGHVHVDDFAIIGGMTAVHQFVNIGAHSFIGGLSRISKDVPPFVKVAGVPPIPAGVNTIGLERRGFDAGQVARVKEAYRFLYRRGLRREEALEQILAGGRDTISDMFEDFFARAHRGIVR; encoded by the coding sequence ATGCCGAAGAATCCCATGCGCGGTTCGCAGACGGCGTTGTTGGGCGAAATCCACCCGACGGCCCTGGTCCATCCCGAAGCCCGTCTCGGGCGCGGGGTGATCGTGGGCCCCTACAGCATCATCGGTCCCGACGTGGTCGTCGGGGACCAGACCGAGATCGGCAGCAACGTCGTGCTCGAGAACCGGGTGGTGATCGGTGCACGCAATCGCATCTATCACGGCGCGGTGATCGGGACGGCCCCGCAGGACCTCAAGTACGAGGGTGCCGACTCCATGGTCGTCATCGGCGACGACAACACCATCCGCGAGTACGTGACCGTCAACCTCGCCACCGAGGAGGACGAGACCACGTCGATCGGGAGCGGCTGTCTCCTCATGGCCTATGCGCACGTGGCCCACAATTCCCAGCTCGGTGATCACGTGATCATGGCGAACTCGGTGAATCTCGCCGGGCACGTGCACGTGGACGACTTCGCGATCATCGGAGGCATGACCGCCGTCCACCAGTTCGTGAACATCGGAGCCCACAGCTTCATCGGCGGCCTCAGTCGCATCTCCAAGGACGTGCCGCCCTTCGTGAAGGTGGCGGGGGTGCCGCCGATTCCCGCGGGTGTGAACACCATCGGTCTGGAACGCCGCGGCTTCGACGCAGGGCAGGTGGCCCGCGTGAAGGAGGCCTACCGCTTCCTCTACCGGCGGGGACTCCGCCGTGAGGAAGCGTTGGAACAGATCCTGGCCGGCGGACGCGACACCATCAGCGACATGTTCGAGGACTTCTTCGCGCGCGCGCATCGCGGAATCGTGCGCTGA
- a CDS encoding methyltransferase domain-containing protein, with product MNWFEESFGERYLRLYAHRDREEARRAIDTLFPAHTLAGRRVLDLACGPGRYLRVLYERGARAVGIDLSPVLLAEAARVFEALDSVPRLVRGDMRRLPFADRCFESTLSMFTSFGYFESFDAHAELAREMARVTSAVIVLDVPNPVVLRRDLVPRSERRADDMRVVERRRVDDDPPRVVKTIELSAPDGDEVVERYEERVMLFGVDELTSMFSEAGFALEDLTGDYDGAPFDLESSGRSILRLRRSGRSS from the coding sequence GTGAACTGGTTCGAGGAGTCCTTCGGCGAGAGGTACCTGCGTCTGTACGCGCATCGTGACCGCGAAGAGGCGCGCCGCGCGATCGACACGCTGTTCCCGGCCCACACGCTGGCCGGCCGGCGGGTGCTTGACCTCGCCTGTGGCCCCGGGCGCTACCTCCGTGTCCTCTACGAGCGAGGGGCGCGGGCGGTCGGGATCGATCTGAGTCCGGTACTGCTCGCCGAGGCCGCGCGTGTCTTCGAAGCGCTGGACTCCGTGCCCCGGCTCGTCCGCGGTGACATGCGCCGGCTCCCGTTCGCCGATCGTTGCTTCGAATCCACGCTGTCCATGTTCACCAGCTTCGGATACTTCGAGTCCTTCGACGCCCACGCGGAACTCGCGCGTGAGATGGCGCGTGTGACCTCGGCGGTGATCGTGCTCGACGTCCCGAATCCCGTCGTCCTGCGGCGCGATCTGGTTCCGCGGAGTGAACGTCGAGCCGATGACATGCGTGTGGTCGAGCGTCGCCGGGTCGACGACGATCCGCCGCGTGTGGTGAAGACCATCGAACTGTCGGCGCCGGACGGCGACGAAGTGGTGGAGCGCTACGAGGAGAGGGTGATGCTGTTCGGGGTCGACGAGCTGACGTCGATGTTCTCCGAGGCCGGCTTCGCTCTGGAGGACCTCACCGGCGACTACGATGGCGCACCCTTCGACCTCGAGAGCAGCGGGCGGAGCATCCTGCGCCTGCGACGCAGCGGGAGATCGTCATGA
- a CDS encoding tetraacyldisaccharide 4'-kinase, with protein sequence MIVVDRRAPVVRALDALDHAPDSFWAGFLSPVGQLYAVAAAVHRGIRGERPLPPTPPSVAVGNLRVGGTGKTPVVEDLGSRLRDRGLRVAVLSRGYGAAGGGDEPAWLGERGLDVHLGADRRRSHAAASRGGADIVLLDDGFQTRARASRRLAIVLERDLIRSPRPLPSGPAREGVKALTRADAILVRRPTGSTTALPNEHADRPCVGFRLEPTGWIDPGGERADATPVPFATPVVGLSGLARPRSFEATLAALEVPMLGVWRARDHWRPTAREIAEVVDWAHDLGARAILCPEKNRERIVAHDPGLPVYALTAAIAWDSPDPLAALGILPGVVGTVDA encoded by the coding sequence ATGATCGTCGTCGATCGCCGGGCTCCCGTCGTCCGGGCCCTCGATGCGCTCGATCATGCACCCGATTCCTTCTGGGCCGGGTTCCTGAGCCCTGTCGGGCAGCTGTACGCGGTGGCGGCGGCGGTCCATCGTGGGATCCGCGGCGAGCGTCCACTCCCGCCGACGCCTCCGAGCGTGGCCGTGGGAAACCTGCGCGTGGGGGGGACCGGCAAGACCCCCGTCGTCGAGGATCTCGGCTCGCGTCTTCGGGACCGCGGACTGCGCGTGGCGGTCCTCAGCCGCGGCTACGGCGCGGCTGGAGGCGGAGACGAGCCGGCGTGGCTCGGCGAGCGCGGCCTGGACGTCCACCTCGGGGCCGATCGGCGGCGCTCCCACGCCGCGGCGAGCCGCGGCGGAGCGGATATCGTGTTGCTCGACGACGGCTTCCAGACCCGGGCGCGCGCCTCGCGGCGCCTTGCCATCGTTCTCGAGCGGGATCTGATCCGATCCCCGCGGCCGCTTCCCTCGGGACCCGCACGGGAGGGGGTGAAGGCGCTGACGCGGGCCGACGCGATCCTCGTCCGACGTCCGACCGGTTCGACCACTGCCCTGCCCAACGAGCACGCCGACCGGCCCTGCGTGGGATTCCGGCTCGAGCCCACGGGATGGATCGACCCCGGTGGGGAACGGGCGGACGCGACACCGGTGCCCTTCGCGACGCCCGTCGTCGGTCTCAGCGGTCTCGCGCGTCCTCGGAGTTTCGAGGCGACGCTCGCGGCGCTGGAGGTACCGATGCTCGGTGTCTGGCGGGCACGGGACCACTGGAGGCCGACCGCCCGGGAGATCGCCGAGGTCGTGGACTGGGCGCATGACCTGGGCGCCCGCGCGATCCTGTGTCCCGAGAAGAACCGGGAACGGATCGTGGCCCATGATCCGGGCCTCCCGGTGTACGCACTCACCGCCGCGATCGCGTGGGATTCGCCCGACCCGCTGGCCGCGCTGGGGATCCTGCCCGGCGTGGTGGGCACCGTCGACGCGTGA
- a CDS encoding DUF374 domain-containing protein, with protein MSPPRLAGLVALGDAFLCRVVRWRVDDSSGVLECARAGQPMIFACRHGELWPLLWVVRDLDVSVLTSRSGDGELLARILERQGFATLRGSSSSRAITAGRGALRVLRQGGRLGLAVDGPRGPRGMVQNGVLRVAQRADVPIVALRRTGGRPWVAPGSWDRFEIPRPGDRLSLRVSAPLHVGPAEAGIEAAGERLAELLGGTRPASGPKADPGGTAAWSRAGADAG; from the coding sequence GTGTCCCCACCTCGCCTCGCCGGGCTCGTGGCCCTGGGCGACGCGTTCCTGTGTCGAGTGGTGCGCTGGCGGGTGGACGACTCGTCCGGCGTGCTCGAGTGCGCACGTGCCGGGCAGCCCATGATCTTCGCCTGTCGACACGGTGAGCTCTGGCCCCTGTTGTGGGTGGTCCGGGACCTCGACGTGTCGGTCCTCACGAGCCGCTCGGGCGACGGCGAACTCCTGGCCCGGATCCTGGAGCGTCAGGGCTTCGCGACCCTGCGCGGGAGCTCCTCCTCGCGCGCGATCACAGCGGGCCGCGGTGCGCTGCGCGTGCTGAGGCAGGGCGGCCGGCTGGGCCTGGCCGTCGACGGTCCGCGCGGACCGCGGGGCATGGTCCAGAACGGCGTCCTGCGCGTCGCGCAGCGGGCGGACGTGCCGATCGTGGCACTCCGGCGGACGGGGGGGCGCCCCTGGGTGGCCCCTGGGAGCTGGGACCGCTTCGAGATCCCGCGGCCGGGCGACCGGCTGTCGCTCCGCGTCTCGGCTCCGCTTCACGTGGGTCCCGCGGAGGCCGGGATCGAGGCCGCCGGGGAGCGGCTCGCGGAGCTTCTCGGGGGAACGCGGCCCGCCTCCGGCCCGAAGGCCGACCCCGGGGGAACCGCGGCCTGGTCGCGGGCCGGGGCCGACGCGGGATGA
- the lpxD gene encoding UDP-3-O-(3-hydroxymyristoyl)glucosamine N-acyltransferase: MQIDLKTLAERVGGRLDGPADLMVRGLAGIRDAEAGDCTFVADPRYQRDLASTRASAVILGDGLECSLPAIRVADAAVAFARALAEFAPKREDLFPPGIDTRAFVDPDARLGEDVHIGPFAVVGPGCRVGDRAVIGAGSVLMAGVTLGGDALLYPRVVIREHCRVGDRVIVHAGAVIGSDGFGYAREGAAVHKIPQIGNVVIEEDVEIGANACIDRATTGETVIGAGSKLDNLVQVGHNVQIGRRTAISAQTGISGSCSIGDDVIFGGQAGVADHLRIGDRVRVAAKAGVSGSVADEATVAGYPARDHSDWKRIQARLSRLSQYAEEISRLKRRVDDLENA, from the coding sequence ATGCAGATCGATCTCAAGACGCTGGCGGAGCGTGTCGGGGGTCGCCTCGACGGACCCGCGGACCTGATGGTCCGGGGCCTCGCGGGGATTCGCGACGCGGAGGCCGGGGACTGCACCTTCGTCGCCGATCCGCGGTACCAGCGAGACCTGGCGTCGACGCGAGCCTCGGCCGTGATCCTCGGCGATGGCCTGGAATGCTCACTTCCCGCGATCCGCGTGGCCGACGCTGCCGTGGCCTTCGCGAGGGCCCTGGCGGAATTCGCGCCGAAACGAGAGGACCTCTTCCCGCCCGGTATCGACACGCGGGCCTTCGTGGACCCGGACGCTCGTCTCGGTGAGGACGTCCACATCGGGCCCTTCGCCGTGGTCGGCCCAGGGTGTAGGGTGGGAGACCGCGCCGTGATCGGCGCGGGATCGGTGTTGATGGCCGGGGTGACCCTGGGCGGCGACGCGCTCCTGTACCCACGGGTCGTGATCCGCGAGCACTGTCGGGTGGGCGACCGGGTGATCGTGCACGCGGGGGCGGTGATCGGATCCGACGGCTTCGGATACGCGCGCGAGGGAGCGGCCGTGCACAAGATCCCCCAGATCGGCAACGTGGTGATCGAGGAGGACGTCGAAATCGGCGCCAACGCCTGCATCGACCGCGCGACCACCGGCGAGACCGTGATCGGTGCCGGATCGAAGCTCGACAATCTGGTACAGGTGGGGCACAACGTGCAGATCGGTCGGCGGACCGCGATCTCGGCGCAGACGGGGATCTCGGGCAGCTGCTCGATCGGGGACGATGTGATCTTCGGCGGCCAGGCCGGAGTGGCCGACCACCTCCGGATCGGCGATCGCGTGCGGGTGGCCGCGAAGGCCGGCGTCAGTGGGTCCGTGGCCGACGAGGCCACGGTCGCGGGGTACCCCGCGCGCGACCACTCCGACTGGAAGCGGATACAAGCCCGCCTCTCGCGCCTGTCGCAGTACGCCGAGGAGATCTCCCGGCTGAAGCGTCGCGTGGACGACCTGGAGAACGCCTAG
- the lpxB gene encoding lipid-A-disaccharide synthase has product MTRPSIFLSAGEASGDLYVSRVARALRARDEGLRLVGVVGPHGRAAGVEPWARSEDLAVMGFGEVVRHLPRLFRLARELEARAAAEGVDLFLPVDYPGFHVRLAGRLRRRGIPTLDFIPPKTWSWARWRLGRLRASVERCAVIFPFEVDHYRGAGIDAVFVGHPLVDAHADALASDPPERRGLLVAPGSRPQELTRLAPILAEGVRRLGDRADRAIDVRVSRASGVETEWLRPLLDVGARPVEGTLFDELRRSEAAVVCSGTATVEAALAETPHLIVYRTGGLSYRIARRLATVEHIGMANIVLGRRAFPELLQDALTPGAIADRLDALFLDPDESVRAQQRSDARELRRRLGEPGCFDRVAALALERLGTTANGTD; this is encoded by the coding sequence GTGACGCGGCCCAGTATCTTCCTGTCGGCCGGCGAGGCGAGCGGGGACCTCTACGTGTCCCGGGTGGCCCGGGCCCTCCGGGCACGCGACGAGGGTCTTCGCCTGGTCGGGGTGGTGGGCCCGCACGGTCGCGCGGCCGGAGTCGAGCCCTGGGCGCGCTCCGAGGACCTGGCGGTCATGGGATTCGGCGAGGTCGTCCGCCACCTTCCCCGCCTGTTCCGCCTGGCACGAGAGCTCGAAGCGCGCGCCGCGGCCGAGGGCGTCGACCTCTTCCTGCCGGTGGACTACCCGGGCTTCCACGTTCGCCTCGCGGGCAGACTGCGCCGGCGCGGGATTCCGACGCTCGACTTCATCCCTCCCAAGACCTGGTCCTGGGCACGGTGGAGGCTCGGCCGCCTGCGTGCGAGCGTCGAGCGCTGCGCGGTGATCTTTCCCTTCGAAGTCGACCACTACCGCGGGGCCGGGATCGACGCCGTGTTCGTGGGCCATCCACTCGTCGACGCCCACGCCGATGCTCTGGCGTCGGACCCGCCGGAGCGTCGAGGCCTGCTGGTCGCCCCGGGGAGCCGTCCTCAGGAACTCACGCGTCTCGCGCCGATCCTCGCCGAGGGAGTCCGGCGGCTGGGCGACCGTGCCGACCGCGCGATCGACGTGCGGGTGAGCCGGGCTTCCGGCGTCGAGACCGAGTGGCTGCGGCCGCTGCTCGACGTGGGGGCGCGACCCGTCGAGGGCACGCTCTTCGACGAGCTGCGACGCAGCGAGGCGGCGGTGGTGTGCAGCGGAACGGCGACGGTCGAAGCCGCCCTGGCCGAGACCCCGCATCTGATCGTGTACCGGACGGGTGGGCTCTCGTACCGGATCGCCCGACGCCTGGCGACGGTCGAGCACATCGGAATGGCCAACATCGTGCTCGGCCGGAGGGCGTTTCCCGAGCTTCTCCAGGACGCATTGACACCGGGGGCGATTGCCGATCGTCTGGACGCACTGTTCCTTGACCCCGACGAGTCGGTGCGCGCGCAGCAGCGAAGCGACGCCCGGGAACTGCGACGCCGACTGGGCGAGCCCGGCTGCTTCGATCGCGTCGCCGCGCTCGCGCTCGAGCGCCTCGGCACCACCGCGAACGGGACGGACTGA
- a CDS encoding bifunctional UDP-3-O-[3-hydroxymyristoyl] N-acetylglucosamine deacetylase/3-hydroxyacyl-ACP dehydratase: MLRQQRTLRDAVTFEGVGIHTGQASTVRFLPAEPNSGVSFRVTQDGRTVDIPAHVSQVPENVPFARNTTLVRDGVSISTVEHVLATVYGLQIDNCILELDGTEPPEPQDGSCKEFVDGILATGIVDQGVPAHALEIRNPVQWSKEGIGITAIPYDGFRVSFTIQYPNPVIGTQYASFDLTPEVFAREIAPSRTFALKSEVNHLRSQGLIQGGTLSNALVVGEDEILNDEPLRFPDEFVRHKILDLIGDLSLLGTPIKGHVISLKSGHGPNVNFVRRVSALEAGTKRIYRSKKPEYWDIRAIMDILPHRYPFLLVDRILEVQPGEKVRGLKNVSINEPFFQGHFPGHPIMPGVLVVEAMAQCGGVLMMSLLEQPETKLVYFSSIDKCRFRKPVLPGDQVEFELEMLKFRRHTCKMQGVARVAGEVVAEAELLAAVVDR, encoded by the coding sequence GTGCTGCGCCAACAGAGAACTCTTCGGGACGCGGTGACCTTCGAGGGCGTCGGGATCCACACCGGCCAGGCTTCGACGGTCCGCTTCCTTCCCGCCGAGCCGAACTCCGGCGTGTCGTTCCGCGTGACCCAGGACGGGCGCACGGTGGACATCCCCGCGCACGTGTCCCAGGTGCCGGAGAACGTCCCCTTCGCCCGGAACACCACGCTGGTCCGCGACGGTGTGAGCATCTCGACGGTCGAGCACGTACTCGCGACCGTCTACGGGCTGCAGATCGACAACTGCATCCTCGAGCTCGACGGCACCGAGCCTCCCGAGCCGCAGGACGGTAGCTGCAAGGAATTCGTCGACGGAATCCTCGCGACGGGGATCGTCGACCAGGGTGTGCCGGCGCACGCGCTCGAGATCCGCAACCCGGTGCAGTGGAGCAAGGAGGGAATCGGCATCACGGCCATTCCCTACGACGGCTTCCGCGTGAGCTTCACGATCCAGTATCCGAACCCGGTCATCGGCACCCAGTACGCCAGCTTCGATCTCACACCCGAGGTCTTCGCCCGGGAGATCGCGCCGTCACGGACCTTCGCGTTGAAGAGCGAAGTCAACCACCTCCGCTCGCAGGGCCTGATCCAGGGCGGAACCCTGAGCAACGCCCTCGTCGTCGGCGAGGACGAGATCCTCAACGACGAGCCCCTGCGTTTCCCCGACGAGTTCGTGCGGCACAAGATCCTGGACCTGATCGGCGATCTCAGTCTGCTGGGCACGCCGATCAAGGGGCACGTGATCAGCCTGAAGAGCGGTCACGGGCCGAACGTGAACTTCGTGCGGCGGGTCAGCGCCCTCGAAGCCGGTACGAAGCGGATCTACCGGAGCAAGAAGCCCGAGTACTGGGACATCCGCGCGATCATGGACATCCTCCCGCATCGCTACCCCTTCCTGCTCGTCGACCGCATCCTCGAGGTGCAGCCGGGGGAGAAGGTGCGAGGACTCAAGAACGTCTCGATCAACGAGCCCTTCTTCCAGGGTCATTTCCCCGGTCACCCGATCATGCCAGGGGTGCTCGTGGTGGAAGCCATGGCCCAGTGTGGGGGCGTGCTCATGATGAGCCTGCTCGAACAGCCCGAGACGAAGCTCGTGTACTTCAGCTCGATCGACAAATGCCGTTTCCGCAAACCGGTGTTGCCGGGCGACCAGGTCGAGTTCGAACTCGAAATGCTCAAGTTCCGGCGGCACACCTGCAAGATGCAGGGTGTGGCGCGGGTCGCGGGCGAGGTCGTGGCCGAGGCCGAACTGCTGGCCGCGGTCGTGGATCGTTGA